The following nucleotide sequence is from Corynebacterium hindlerae.
GCGACCGCTACAGCAAGATTTCATTGCTTGTTAACTCACCGTTACCGTGAGCGAAATTATTTTAAACAAGCAGTTGAATCTGCCAAATACAGCGTTTATTATCGGAAATAATTAACCACTCGTTTAACAAGGAGATTTTCTATGGCACGTCGCGAAGTAATCCAATTCTTTGATGATCTAGACAACACGCCACTCACCCAGGAAGAAGTCACCATCATCAAATTTGCTGTCAATGGCACTAACTACATCATTGACCTTTCCGAAAAGAACGCAGATAAATTCCACGAGACCCTCGCGCCTTTCATCAAGGCTGCTCGGAAAGACACCGCCACTTCCCGACGGTCCAACAATTCCCCTGATCCAAAACTGGTCCGCGAATGGGCTGCCACTCACGGAATTGCCGTGGCTGCCCGCGGCAAGATTTCACAGGAAATTATCCAGAAGTACCTGGATTCTCACTAGAGATACCCAAGTTCCCTCGCCGACGCTACCGCCGACGTGCGGGAACGCACCCCGAGTTTGTCGTAGATGTGCACCAGGTGAGATTTCACCGTCGCCTCGGACAGCTCCAACGTAAATCCGATAACCCGGTTCGAGTTACCTTCCGCCACCAAGGTGAGCACCTGCAATTCACGTGGCGTGAGCGCAGCTTGAGGGGTTTCTTCTCTGGTCATTAGCCGGTCGGCAACCACTGGCGACATCGCAGTATCGCCACACGACGCAGAGCGCACCGCAGCAATCAGCTCTTTAGGTGGCGCATCCTTGAGCAAGTACCCCACCGCACCAGCTTCGATCGCACCGAGGATGTCAGCGTCCGTGTCGTAGTTCGTCACCATCAACACGTGCGGTGGGTTCACCACGGTCTTGCGGATCGCTGCTGTCGCATCAGCGCCAGTAGCCACCTTGCGGCCCGCTTCCCCAGCGCCGAACCGCAAATCCATGAGGATCAGATCCACCCCACCGGCCTGAGCAGCAGCAATCGCTTCCTCCGCTGTCGAGGCTTCCCCAACGATGGTGATATCCGGCTCAGCTTCCAGGACTGCGCGGAGGCCCAAGCGGACGATCTCATGGTCGTCGGCAAGCACAATGCGGATCATTTTTCGCCTTCCTTCTGTTACAGCTCGACTCATGAGTCTACCGAGCCGGTCGGGATCGCCACACTTACCGCCGTACCCAGCCCCGGCTCGGACTCCACGGACAGCTCGCCGCCCACCTCTGCCGCGCGCGACTGCATCGCAGCCAACCCAATGTGACCGAGGCCCGCCGGGCGTTCCCGCACCTCAGCCACGTTAAAACCTACGCCGTGGTCCACCACGTCCAGGCGCACCTCGTCCGGCTCAAAGGTGAGCGTCATCTTCGCACGCTGCGCCCCCGAGTGCTTCTCCACATTCCCCATCGCGCCTTGCGCAATACGCAGCAGCGTTGCTTCCACACGCATCGGCAGGGGGCGGGGCGTACCGTCCAGCGTGACTACCACTTCCGGTACCGCGCTGGACTCAGCCACCCGATGCAACGCGTTCTCCAGCGACGCTTGCTCCAACGCGGCAGGCTGCAAGGCGGCGATCATCGCTCGGGCCTCGCTCAGGTTCTCCGCCGCGGTCGACCGGGCCAGACCAATATGAGTGACGGCCTGCTCAGGGCGATCCCCCCGAACTTCCTGTTCAGCCACGTGTAGCAGCATCTGAATGCTGGACAGGCCCTGGGCCAACGTGTCATGAATCTCGTGAGCGATGCGCTGGCGTTCCGCCACCATACCTGCTTCACGTTCCGTTGCCGCTAGCTGATGACGCGTATCAAGCAGCTCCCGCAGCAGCTCCTCACGCTCCAAATGCGCCAACCACAGTCGCTGGAACGCGAAGAAGATCGCCAGAATCACCAACGCTGCCAGCACGGGCCCCACCACAGTCGCCGCCGACAACCGAGGATAGTTCGCAAAAATCGCCACCACAGTGGCACCAATAACGGCCGTAATCCCGCGATAATCTGGAAACGCGTTCAAATACAAAAAGAACAGCGGGAAAACTAGGTAGACCGTCAAGGGCTGAATCGGTAGCAAAATTACCCAGAGCACAGTGAGGGCAAAAAGCCACCCGGCTGCTAGCCAGGATGCCGCGTTTTCCAAGAAGAAAGAACCCCAGTAATAAACCGAAGCAAAACCGAACAACAGTCCTAAAATGAGGAGCTTTTGGTCCGGGTCTGCGAGCGACGTTCCTCCCACGATTATGAGCAGCACCGCAAAGAGAATATCGACGCTTCGTCGCAACGTGTCAGCGCCCGGCATGGCGCCCCGTGGGATTAATTCTGTGTCCATCACCTCCCTACTTTAGGCTTAGAAGCTATGAAGCGAATACTCACCAGTGCTGCCCTCCTGTGCGTCGCCGTCGCCCTGACAGCGTGTTCCGGCGAGAAACAACCCGCCGGACCAACGTCCGAGGCGGCCTCCCCACAGGCCGTGCACGATCAGGGGCTGCCGATCGATGCCCTTCCCGAACCACCTACCGGGCGTGATCAGCTGGTGGAGTGCCCTTACCTGGACACCCAGTGGGTGGCGGACACTAACGGACAGCGCGTCCTAGGTTCCGGCATTGACGAGCGCTTTGAAACACCGGCCTGCGTATTTTGGTCCTACCCAGAAGATCCGCAGCTCACCGTGATCGTGCGCACCACGAATAACGTGGCGGAATCAGATGCGGTTGTGAACTGGGCAGCACCCATCAATGACACCGAACCGGCTGATGATCCCGAAGGCTGGATGGGGGGACGCTCCGGCGCCCCAGGTCGGGCTGTCTACGCGGTAGCGAAAGACAACAAGGCGGTGGTGGTGTTCACGAACCAGGACCAGTCTTTTAAGGCGGAGATGGTGGCCAAAGAGGTGATCAAGAATCTAGGTCTTTAGACCGCCACTTCCTGGTAGGGCATGAGGGCGGAAATATAAGGGAACACTACCTCCATGAGCAGGAAGAACACCCCGATGAGTATCGCAAGAGTAATCAGTGCCTTCACCGGCCAGGGGCCGGGTAGAGCGCGCCACAACAGTCCATACATTGGTTAGCCTTCCTCGAGTTCTACTGGTCGGTGGTCTGCGGTCTTGGGTTCCGAACGGATCTTCATGGCGTGAACGATCATGCGTTCCGCGTTGGAGAATTGCGGGTGGCAAGTGGTCATGGTCATCAGTCCTTCCATCTCCGGGGTTGGTTCGCTGACATCGAATCCCGGTAATGGGTGCACCACGCTGTAGTCACCCGGCAGGGTGATGTGGCGACCTTCCACTTCCGCGTACTGCCCGTAAGCAATTTCCTCGACTTGCTCCGGGGTGAAACATCCGGCTGCTTCGGCTTCGCGCTGCGAGCCCTGGGCGTCGATAGGCAGCACCCGGTAGATGTCCCACGCTGTGCGCGTCTCGACGACCACCGCGTCGCACACCCGCAGGTTACCTAAATCATTAAACGGCGCGCCCTTTCCGACGCGGTGTCCCGCGACAGCGAAATTACCGGCTTCGCCGGGCAACTGGGAATCCACATAACGCCCAGGGCCTTTGAGTAGGTCCGCGTCAGAGGTGCCTTCCACGATGGCGAATTGGAAGTCAGAGCCGAAGGCGGGGATGTACATGCGAGCGAAGGCTTCGCCAAGCTCCGGGTAGATTTTCCTTCGGGGATTCACCCGCTCCTTGTTCCAGCTGTTCTCCATCGCCTCCGACACTTCGTGCTGTCGTTTGCCGGCTTCAACGTTGGTCCAATAGGCTTCGTAAAAGGCAAAGGCGAAGAGGAGCACGCTCACTGTGATGAGGAGTTCGCCGAGTACCTGGGTGAATGTCAGCTTGGGTTTGCCTGGAGAAGTACTCGATGTTGTCGAGTGCCGTGCTGTGCTCATAGCGGTAATACTAACCTAGCACGCACGGTAGTCGACTACAGTTAGGCGAGTTAGGATCTGCACTACTGGTAGGGGATGACGCTCACGAATGATTGAGTTCATGATTTATCCGGTTTCCGCCGTGATGAAGTTTTGGCACTGGCTATTGAGTTCCGTGTTTGGCGTTGCGCCGGACATGGCGTGGCTGCTGTCGATTTTCGGTCTGATCATCACCGTGCGTTCCATCATCGCTCCAACATCATGGATGCAGATGAAGGCCGGCCGCGTCGGGGTGTTACTGAAGCCGAAGTTCACCGAGCTGAAGAAAGAATTCGAGTCTCGTACCGATGCGGACGCCACCAAGTGGCATCTTGAAAAGCGCAAGGAGCTGCAAAAGGAGCATTCCTACAGCCCGTTAGCAGGCTGCTTACCTGTGCTGATTCAAGTCCCGGTGTTCTTGGGTTTGTACCAGGTGTTGCTGCGGATGGCGCGTCCCGCGGAAGGGCTGGATTCCTCCCATCAGCCCATTGGTTTCCTGTCCCCCACCGACGTGGCGGAGTTTCTCCAAGTGCGGTTTATGGATGTGCCACTGCCGACGTATATTGCGATGTCCGATGAACGGCTCGCCATGCTAGGCA
It contains:
- a CDS encoding response regulator, whose product is MIRIVLADDHEIVRLGLRAVLEAEPDITIVGEASTAEEAIAAAQAGGVDLILMDLRFGAGEAGRKVATGADATAAIRKTVVNPPHVLMVTNYDTDADILGAIEAGAVGYLLKDAPPKELIAAVRSASCGDTAMSPVVADRLMTREETPQAALTPRELQVLTLVAEGNSNRVIGFTLELSEATVKSHLVHIYDKLGVRSRTSAVASARELGYL
- a CDS encoding histone-like nucleoid-structuring protein Lsr2, producing the protein MARREVIQFFDDLDNTPLTQEEVTIIKFAVNGTNYIIDLSEKNADKFHETLAPFIKAARKDTATSRRSNNSPDPKLVREWAATHGIAVAARGKISQEIIQKYLDSH
- a CDS encoding sensor histidine kinase, with translation MDTELIPRGAMPGADTLRRSVDILFAVLLIIVGGTSLADPDQKLLILGLLFGFASVYYWGSFFLENAASWLAAGWLFALTVLWVILLPIQPLTVYLVFPLFFLYLNAFPDYRGITAVIGATVVAIFANYPRLSAATVVGPVLAALVILAIFFAFQRLWLAHLEREELLRELLDTRHQLAATEREAGMVAERQRIAHEIHDTLAQGLSSIQMLLHVAEQEVRGDRPEQAVTHIGLARSTAAENLSEARAMIAALQPAALEQASLENALHRVAESSAVPEVVVTLDGTPRPLPMRVEATLLRIAQGAMGNVEKHSGAQRAKMTLTFEPDEVRLDVVDHGVGFNVAEVRERPAGLGHIGLAAMQSRAAEVGGELSVESEPGLGTAVSVAIPTGSVDS
- a CDS encoding DUF2020 domain-containing protein, translated to MKRILTSAALLCVAVALTACSGEKQPAGPTSEAASPQAVHDQGLPIDALPEPPTGRDQLVECPYLDTQWVADTNGQRVLGSGIDERFETPACVFWSYPEDPQLTVIVRTTNNVAESDAVVNWAAPINDTEPADDPEGWMGGRSGAPGRAVYAVAKDNKAVVVFTNQDQSFKAEMVAKEVIKNLGL
- a CDS encoding class E sortase, yielding MSTARHSTTSSTSPGKPKLTFTQVLGELLITVSVLLFAFAFYEAYWTNVEAGKRQHEVSEAMENSWNKERVNPRRKIYPELGEAFARMYIPAFGSDFQFAIVEGTSDADLLKGPGRYVDSQLPGEAGNFAVAGHRVGKGAPFNDLGNLRVCDAVVVETRTAWDIYRVLPIDAQGSQREAEAAGCFTPEQVEEIAYGQYAEVEGRHITLPGDYSVVHPLPGFDVSEPTPEMEGLMTMTTCHPQFSNAERMIVHAMKIRSEPKTADHRPVELEEG